One Epinephelus moara isolate mb chromosome 20, YSFRI_EMoa_1.0, whole genome shotgun sequence genomic window carries:
- the fbxl9 gene encoding F-box/LRR-repeat protein 14, whose protein sequence is MENCNGEDIIETPELPLEIIVYILSFLHASDRKEASLVCRSWYHASQDLHFQKNVTFSFPASASSLELIRGLSRKSHCSLIISQLDGFSMSRSLLLEVGLCLGPKLESLALPGSSITEASLLALLPRLTSLRRLDLRGLDSLFMSGAFLSREEHRQQVRSALSGLEELDLSDLRYLSDLTFNRLTSCTPRLRRLSLAGCHIAFEFDPYRGCPVGAVKDSSALLSLRNLRKLLTEQKSTLIGLDLSRTSITPESLRTIAQVQGLVLEELSLHGCKELTDYSVEALVKHQPSLQRLDISACTELTSRSVEAIAQGLRSVTHLSLSRNWRITEKGLADLLSVSSLRSLDLSECLHVSGTEIVKGLTGPSTARAQLETLSLKSCTYIRDLAVFSVTQLLGDTLRELDLTSCVNVTDLSVRAIATYLQRLVVLRLGWCKEVTDWGLLGMVETTKCEPDEEMGDKGPKFTRTFGNMGFFKPPRLPFEERPKLVTQTDLQQFRQQAGASLLALNRLQELDLSACSKLTDSSITQVVHYPNLRRLSLSMLPEITDASLASVGWHCRSLTSLALSQCPGISDRGVAQAAPYLHRLQHLYLSYCNNITDRSLFLLAQHCKRLQTLDISRCKNISVTTVDLLQSQLPFLENVHYKFIGGADLTL, encoded by the exons ATGGAAAACTGCAATGGTGAGGACATTATAGAAACACCCGAGCTGCCTCTGGAG ATCATAGTCTACATCCTGAGCTTTCTTCATGCCTCAGACAGGAAGGAAGCCTCGCTGGTCTGCCGCAGCTGGTACCATGCCAGTCAGGACTTGCACTTTCAG AAAAATGTCACCTTCAGCTTCCCGGCTTCAGCCTCGTCCTTGGAGCTGATCAGGGGTCTGAGCAGAAAgtcacactgcagtctgattatCAGCCAGCTGGATGGGTTCAGTATGTCCAGATCACTGCTTCTGGAG GTGGGTCTCTGCTTGGGCCCTAAGTTAGAGAGCTTGGCACTTCCTGGTAGCAGTATAACAGAGGCCTCTCTGCTGGCCCTCCTCCCTCGCCTCACCTCCCTCCGCAGGCTGGACCTCAGGGGCCTGGACAGTCTCTTCATGTCCGGAGCTTTCCTCTCCAGGGAGgagcacagacagcag GTCAGGTCAGCTCTGTCCGGTCTGGAAGAGCTGGACCTATCCGACCTGCGCTACCTCTCTGACCTCACCTTCAATCGGCTCACCAGCTGCACCCCACGCCTCCGTCGCCTCTCGCTGGCCGGCTGCCATATTGCCTTCGAGTTCGACCCGTACCGAGGGTGCCCGGTGGGAGCCGTTAAGGATTCGTCAGCGTTGCTGTCACTAAGGAACTTGAGGAAGTTGTTAACAGAGCAGAAATCCACCCTCATAGGTCTGGACCTCAGCAGAACATCGATCACCCCTGAGTCACTACGCACTATTGCACAG GTTCAGGGTTTGGTCTTAGAGGAACTGAGTCTGCACGGCTGTAAGGAGCTGACCGACTACTCAgtggaggctctggtgaagcaCCAGCCGAGCCTCCAGAGGCTGGACATCAGTGCCTGCACTGAGCTGACCAGCAGGTCTGTAGAGGCCATAGCACAGGGCCTGAGGTCAGTGACGCACCTCTCCTTGTCCCGCAACTGGAGGATCACAGAAAAAG GCCTCGCTGACCTTCTGTCTGTGTCGTCCCTGAGGAGTCTGGATCTGTCTGAGTGTCTGCACGTCAGTGGTACAGAGATAGTGAAAGGCCTGACGGGCCCCAGTACTGCCAGAGCACAGCTGGAGACCCTCAGTCTCAAGAGCTGCACCTACATCAGG GATCTTGCCGTGTTCTCTGTCACACAGCTCCTTGGGGATACTCTCCGTGAGCTAGATTTGACGTCATGTGTCAATGTGACTGACCTGTCTGTGCGTGCTATAGCCACATACCTGCAGAGGCTGGTCGTCCTGCGGCTCGGCTGGTGTAAAGAAGTCACAGACTGGGGTCTGCTGGGCATGGTGGAAACAACCAAATGTGAGCCTGACGAGGAGATG GGAGACAAGGGTCCCAAGTTCACCCGCACCTTCGGCAACATGGGCTTCTTCAAGCCTCCTCGTTTGCCGTTTGAGGAGCGACCCAAGCTGGTGACGCAGACTGACCTGCAGCAGTTCAGACAGCAGGCTGGAGCTTCACTTTTAGCTCTCAACAGGCTGCAGGAGCTGGACCTCTCCGCCTGCTCCAAACTCACTGACAGCAGCATCACACAG GTGGTGCATTACCCAAACCTTCGCCGTCTGTCTCTTTCCATGTTGCCGGAGATCACTGACGCCAGCTTGGCGTCGGTAGGCTGGCACTGCCGCAGCCTCACCAGCCTGGCACTCAGCCAATGCCCAGGTATCAGTGACCGAGGAGTAGCACAGGCTGCACCGTACTTACACAGGCTGCAGCATCTCTACCTCTCCTATTGTAATAACATCACTGACAG GTCCTTGTTCCTTCTGGCGCAGCACTGTAAACGTCTGCAAACACTCGACATTTCAAGGTGCAAAAACATCTCGGTAACAACGGTAGACCTCCTTCAATCACAGCTGCCCTTCTTGGAAAATGTCCACTACAAATTCATAGGTGGGGCTGACCTTACCCTCTGA
- the elmo3 gene encoding engulfment and cell motility protein 3 isoform X3: MQVVREQITRTLSSKPTSLELFKNKVNALNYSEILKLRQTERLHQEETLAPPVLELKERLKPELLELIRQQRLNRLCQGTMFRKISSRRRQDKLWYCRLSPNHKMLHYGDVEEDTDNPPIETLQEKIPVADIKGLLTGKDCPHMKENKGKQNKEVLDLAFSITYDVEEYSLNFIAPSRTDFCLWTDGLSVLLGREMSSESMRSELDILLSMEIKLRLLDLENVPIPDRAPVVPKPPSNYNFCYDFSQTEQ; encoded by the exons ATGCAGGTGGTGAGGGAGCAGATCACCAGGACGCTGTCCAGTAAGCCGACCTCCCTTGAGCTCTTCAAGAACAAAGTCAATGCCCTCAACTACAGCGAGATCCTCAAACTGCGGCAGACAGAACGGCTGCACCAAGAGGAGACTCTTGCTCCACCCGTACT tGAGCTCAAAGAGCGCCTGAAGCCAGAGTTGCTTGAGCTGATCCGCCAGCAGAGACTCAACAGGCTGTGTCAAGGAACAATGTTCAGGAAGATCAGCAGCCGTCGCAGACAGg ATAAACTGTGGTACTGCCGCTTGTCGCCCAATCACAAAATGCTTCACTACGGTGATGTGGAAGAGGACACGGACAATCCACCAATTGAAACACTGCAAGAGAAGA tTCCAGTTGCAGACATCAAAGGCCTGCTGACAGGAAAAGACTGTCCTCACATGAAGGAGAACAAAGGCAAACAGAACAAG GAGGTGCTGGACCTGGCATTTAGCATCACATATGACGTAGAAGAGTACAGCCTGAACTTCATCGCCCCCTCTAGAACTGAT TTCTGCCTGTGGACAGATGGACTGAGCGTTCTCCTGGGCCGGGAGATGAGTAGTGAATCCATGCGCAGCGAGCTGGATATCCTGCTCTCTATGGAGATTAAGCTCCGCCTCCTGGACCTTGAGAACGTCCCCATCCCTGACAGAGCGCCAGTCGTCCCCAAACCACCGAGCAACTACAACTTCTGCTACGACTTCAGCCAGACGGAGCAGTAG
- the elmo3 gene encoding engulfment and cell motility protein 3 isoform X2: MEVMQVVREQITRTLSSKPTSLELFKNKVNALNYSEILKLRQTERLHQEETLAPPVLELKERLKPELLELIRQQRLNRLCQGTMFRKISSRRRQDKLWYCRLSPNHKMLHYGDVEEDTDNPPIETLQEKIPVADIKGLLTGKDCPHMKENKGKQNKEVLDLAFSITYDVEEYSLNFIAPSRTDFCLWTDGLSVLLGREMSSESMRSELDILLSMEIKLRLLDLENVPIPDRAPVVPKPPSNYNFCYDFSQTEQ, translated from the exons GTGATGCAGGTGGTGAGGGAGCAGATCACCAGGACGCTGTCCAGTAAGCCGACCTCCCTTGAGCTCTTCAAGAACAAAGTCAATGCCCTCAACTACAGCGAGATCCTCAAACTGCGGCAGACAGAACGGCTGCACCAAGAGGAGACTCTTGCTCCACCCGTACT tGAGCTCAAAGAGCGCCTGAAGCCAGAGTTGCTTGAGCTGATCCGCCAGCAGAGACTCAACAGGCTGTGTCAAGGAACAATGTTCAGGAAGATCAGCAGCCGTCGCAGACAGg ATAAACTGTGGTACTGCCGCTTGTCGCCCAATCACAAAATGCTTCACTACGGTGATGTGGAAGAGGACACGGACAATCCACCAATTGAAACACTGCAAGAGAAGA tTCCAGTTGCAGACATCAAAGGCCTGCTGACAGGAAAAGACTGTCCTCACATGAAGGAGAACAAAGGCAAACAGAACAAG GAGGTGCTGGACCTGGCATTTAGCATCACATATGACGTAGAAGAGTACAGCCTGAACTTCATCGCCCCCTCTAGAACTGAT TTCTGCCTGTGGACAGATGGACTGAGCGTTCTCCTGGGCCGGGAGATGAGTAGTGAATCCATGCGCAGCGAGCTGGATATCCTGCTCTCTATGGAGATTAAGCTCCGCCTCCTGGACCTTGAGAACGTCCCCATCCCTGACAGAGCGCCAGTCGTCCCCAAACCACCGAGCAACTACAACTTCTGCTACGACTTCAGCCAGACGGAGCAGTAG